The following are encoded together in the Weissella soli genome:
- the fba gene encoding class II fructose-1,6-bisphosphate aldolase: MTIVSGAKMIQTAREHGYAIGAFNTNNLEWTQAILRAAQAQQAPVLVAVSMGAIKYMGGAKVVADLVRNLDYGLNITVPVAIHLDHGSFEMAKEAMAAGFTSIMFDGSDLPIAENILKTKELVSWAHGRGIAIEAEVGSIGGEEDGIVGAGEIASIDEAKAMTAVGVDYLAAGIGNIHGQYPANWTGLKLAHLQALGAAIDEVRGRPMPIVLHGGSGVPDEQIQEAITYGVAKVNVNTEAQLAFHQAVRDFVLSDEDLVGKNYDPRKFLKPGVDAIQAAVEERIAVFGSAGKVN; encoded by the coding sequence ATGACAATTGTTTCTGGTGCAAAAATGATTCAAACTGCACGTGAACACGGCTATGCGATTGGCGCTTTCAATACGAACAATTTAGAATGGACGCAAGCCATTCTACGTGCTGCCCAGGCACAACAAGCACCGGTCTTGGTAGCGGTATCAATGGGTGCAATTAAATATATGGGTGGTGCCAAAGTGGTGGCTGACCTGGTGCGAAACCTGGACTACGGCCTGAATATCACCGTGCCGGTAGCCATTCATCTGGATCACGGTAGTTTTGAAATGGCCAAAGAGGCAATGGCGGCGGGTTTTACATCAATCATGTTTGACGGCTCTGATCTACCAATTGCAGAAAATATCCTGAAGACTAAGGAATTAGTTAGCTGGGCGCACGGCCGGGGGATTGCGATTGAGGCCGAAGTTGGTTCGATCGGTGGCGAAGAAGACGGTATCGTCGGTGCCGGTGAAATTGCTTCCATCGATGAGGCAAAAGCGATGACGGCTGTTGGTGTGGATTACCTGGCGGCTGGTATCGGTAATATCCATGGACAATATCCTGCAAACTGGACTGGTTTGAAATTGGCGCATTTGCAGGCATTGGGCGCAGCTATCGATGAGGTCCGTGGTCGACCGATGCCAATTGTCTTGCACGGAGGTTCGGGAGTGCCAGACGAGCAGATTCAAGAGGCCATTACCTATGGCGTGGCCAAAGTAAACGTCAATACGGAAGCACAGTTAGCCTTTCATCAAGCTGTGCGTGATTTTGTGCTCTCTGATGAAGACCTAGTTGGTAAGAACTATGACCCACGTAAGTTTTTGAAGCCGGGGGTTGATGCGATTCAAGCTGCGGTTGAAGAACGCATTGCTGTGTTTGGTTCTGCTGGCAAGGTGAACTAA
- the zapA gene encoding cell division protein ZapA, whose translation MAQKNRVRGQILDKEYTISAEETQAHLKATFELANQQLTQLKTLRPQASTEELAILLALNALSDQLKMQAKVDRT comes from the coding sequence ATGGCACAAAAAAATCGGGTGCGCGGGCAAATCTTAGATAAAGAATATACGATTTCAGCTGAGGAGACCCAAGCACATCTAAAAGCGACTTTTGAATTAGCAAATCAGCAATTAACGCAATTGAAAACTTTGCGGCCGCAAGCCAGCACGGAAGAGTTAGCGATCCTATTGGCGTTAAACGCCCTATCAGATCAACTTAAAATGCAAGCAAAGGTAGATCGAACATGA
- a CDS encoding CvpA family protein has translation MILSAIMIIWMIGAALYGRHLGLMRTITVWGGRVLIWVIAALLSHRFGTFLSDTFLSGIQIKGTTALPSTLTDKALEFFSSGVAFALIMFVGSLTIRAINRSLTFINKVPLIGGLNRLLGMLVALVMVYVEIFLILNIVRIWPNTWLQTQLTSSPMAQYILNQTPVLSESIYTWFISQ, from the coding sequence ATGATTTTATCAGCAATCATGATCATCTGGATGATCGGGGCCGCACTCTATGGTCGCCATCTTGGCTTGATGCGGACCATCACCGTTTGGGGCGGCCGGGTCTTGATTTGGGTCATTGCAGCCTTATTGTCCCATCGATTTGGGACCTTTTTAAGTGACACCTTTTTAAGTGGCATTCAGATAAAAGGGACCACAGCCTTACCAAGTACGCTGACTGATAAAGCGCTCGAATTCTTTAGTTCTGGGGTGGCTTTTGCACTGATCATGTTCGTCGGTTCATTAACCATTCGCGCAATCAATCGTAGTTTAACTTTTATTAACAAGGTGCCATTGATTGGTGGGTTAAATCGTTTATTAGGGATGCTGGTAGCACTTGTGATGGTTTATGTTGAAATCTTTTTGATTTTGAATATCGTCAGGATCTGGCCCAACACCTGGTTACAGACGCAACTGACTTCTTCACCAATGGCACAATATATTTTGAATCAAACACCGGTGCTTTCTGAGAGCATCTACACATGGTTTATTTCACAATAA
- a CDS encoding endonuclease MutS2: MNNKVLATLEYDAVKQQIRPYLATIAGEIELNKLQPTSDATDMQSWLQETADAAKVLRLAAGITIPRLADVKPYMQRLKIAASLSGTELSQVGRVLFAAGQVRAFFENLEADKDEHFDALAPYYTRLMALPELTRRVNTAIDGDGRITDEASPELHRIRQAITGTENGIRQKMQEYTRGKSAQYLSDPIVTIRNDRYVIPVKIEYRSKFGGVVHDQSQTGQTLYIEPADVVNMNNRLRENQLKERHEEERVLAELSEILRPEADAILQNAEILGHLDFVNAKARYAVKIKAVEPEYSPDNHIRLMQARHPLLDQQKAVANDIIIGEDYTAIIVTGPNTGGKTITLKTLGLLQIMAQSGLFIPVGEYSTVGLFDDIFADIGDEQSIEQSLSTFSSHMVNIVDILAKITPKSLVLFDELGAGTDPQEGAALAMAILDAVGAQGTYTVATTHYPELKVYGYNRVDTINASMEFDVETLKPTYKFMLGIPGRSNALEISKRLGLPANIIEQAASLTSDDSQELNDMIQDLVERRNEVLSQQVELAKQVVENRKLKNDYEQKLDKMEMQRARTLEEAKKEANHLVAESRQKADRIIADLQKMQRDGASIKTNKLIDAKGALNALHQEPSLENNRILRKAKAVKDQAIKVGDTILVREYGQQGVVKRILKDGKYEVQMGILKMVLANDEVEKQEATAAVSAVKKPKSQSHGVNTAKAINRANASATLDLRGERYDAAMAKLDRFVDSALLNNLSSIEIIHGKGTGAIRKGVTEYLRSHRAVKNYNFTGPDQGATYAELG, from the coding sequence ATGAATAACAAAGTATTAGCAACGCTAGAATATGATGCTGTCAAACAGCAGATTCGACCATATCTAGCGACAATTGCTGGTGAAATTGAATTAAATAAACTGCAACCAACGTCTGATGCAACCGACATGCAAAGTTGGTTGCAAGAGACCGCTGATGCTGCCAAGGTGCTCCGGCTAGCCGCTGGGATTACAATTCCACGTTTAGCAGATGTGAAGCCCTACATGCAACGGTTAAAAATCGCGGCTAGTTTAAGTGGGACAGAATTGTCACAAGTGGGTCGTGTCTTGTTTGCAGCAGGTCAAGTCCGCGCCTTCTTCGAAAATCTTGAAGCGGACAAGGATGAACATTTTGACGCGCTGGCACCGTACTATACGCGTTTGATGGCCCTCCCTGAATTGACGCGGCGGGTGAATACAGCAATTGATGGGGATGGACGGATCACTGATGAGGCTTCCCCTGAATTACACCGAATTCGTCAGGCAATTACTGGTACAGAAAATGGGATTCGCCAAAAGATGCAGGAATACACACGTGGTAAGTCGGCGCAATATCTATCTGATCCGATTGTGACGATTCGCAATGATCGGTACGTGATTCCGGTCAAAATTGAATACCGGAGCAAGTTTGGTGGGGTGGTCCATGATCAGAGCCAAACAGGTCAAACACTGTATATCGAACCAGCAGATGTCGTGAATATGAACAACCGCTTACGTGAGAATCAGTTAAAAGAACGGCATGAAGAGGAACGTGTTTTGGCCGAATTATCGGAGATACTCCGGCCGGAAGCGGATGCCATTTTACAAAACGCTGAAATCTTGGGCCACTTGGATTTTGTCAATGCAAAAGCGCGGTATGCCGTGAAAATTAAGGCCGTCGAGCCCGAATATTCACCAGACAATCATATTCGCCTAATGCAAGCACGACACCCACTGTTAGATCAGCAAAAGGCCGTCGCTAATGATATTATCATTGGCGAAGACTATACTGCTATTATCGTTACCGGTCCCAATACTGGTGGTAAGACAATCACCTTGAAGACTTTAGGCTTGTTGCAAATTATGGCACAATCGGGCTTATTTATTCCAGTTGGTGAATACTCAACGGTGGGGTTGTTCGATGATATTTTTGCCGATATTGGGGATGAGCAGTCAATTGAGCAATCTTTGTCAACGTTTAGCTCACACATGGTTAACATCGTGGATATTCTGGCCAAAATCACGCCAAAATCACTAGTCTTATTTGATGAGTTGGGCGCCGGAACCGATCCGCAAGAAGGTGCCGCCCTGGCGATGGCCATTCTGGATGCAGTTGGTGCCCAGGGAACATACACGGTGGCGACGACGCACTATCCTGAATTAAAAGTTTACGGTTACAATCGTGTTGATACGATTAATGCATCGATGGAATTTGATGTCGAGACTTTAAAACCAACGTATAAGTTTATGTTAGGCATTCCCGGGCGCTCGAACGCCTTAGAGATTTCAAAACGACTGGGATTGCCTGCCAATATCATCGAACAAGCGGCGTCCTTAACGAGTGATGATTCGCAAGAATTGAATGATATGATTCAGGATTTGGTTGAGCGACGCAATGAAGTCTTAAGTCAGCAAGTTGAATTGGCAAAACAAGTCGTTGAAAATCGCAAGTTAAAAAACGACTACGAGCAGAAGTTGGACAAGATGGAGATGCAACGCGCCCGTACGCTTGAGGAAGCTAAGAAAGAAGCCAACCATCTCGTGGCAGAATCGCGGCAAAAGGCCGACCGCATCATTGCAGACTTACAAAAGATGCAACGTGATGGTGCTAGCATTAAGACGAACAAATTGATTGATGCGAAGGGTGCCTTGAATGCCTTGCACCAAGAACCATCATTGGAGAATAATCGAATTCTGCGTAAGGCGAAAGCGGTAAAGGATCAAGCAATCAAAGTTGGTGACACTATTTTGGTGCGTGAGTATGGTCAACAAGGTGTCGTTAAACGCATTCTTAAAGATGGTAAGTACGAGGTCCAAATGGGCATTTTGAAGATGGTTTTGGCCAACGACGAGGTCGAGAAGCAAGAAGCAACGGCCGCGGTTAGCGCTGTCAAAAAGCCCAAATCCCAAAGCCATGGGGTCAACACTGCCAAGGCAATTAATCGGGCCAATGCGTCTGCAACACTTGATTTACGGGGGGAGCGCTATGACGCAGCTATGGCCAAACTAGATCGGTTTGTCGATTCTGCGCTGCTAAATAACTTATCATCAATTGAAATTATTCATGGTAAAGGGACGGGTGCCATTCGTAAAGGCGTTACCGAATATCTACGCTCACACCGAGCAGTGAAAAATTACAACTTCACGGGACCCGATCAAGGTGCAACTTACGCTGAACTTGGCTAG
- a CDS encoding pyridoxamine 5'-phosphate oxidase family protein: MLENTEERQLMERYLRNSHVFNLATAVDNQPSNRFMFYFTPVEFNDTIYAVSPFDSRKLFEIEQNAQVSFATMPTRVDQGVVTSNTATATVSDRSIRDILPLIQAQIPNWEAIAGDVKDNFVVIEIKFQSAKIFGHQGITSL, translated from the coding sequence ATGCTTGAAAATACAGAAGAACGACAATTGATGGAGCGCTATCTGCGTAATTCGCACGTGTTCAATCTAGCCACAGCAGTGGACAATCAACCCAGTAATCGCTTCATGTTTTATTTTACGCCCGTTGAATTTAACGACACCATTTATGCGGTGAGCCCCTTTGATTCGCGTAAATTATTCGAAATTGAACAAAATGCGCAGGTATCATTTGCAACGATGCCAACCCGTGTCGACCAGGGGGTGGTGACATCTAATACAGCCACTGCGACCGTTTCAGATCGATCAATTCGCGATATTTTACCCTTGATTCAGGCACAAATTCCGAATTGGGAAGCCATTGCTGGTGATGTCAAAGACAACTTTGTCGTCATTGAAATTAAATTTCAGTCAGCCAAAATTTTTGGCCACCAAGGAATTACGTCACTATAG
- a CDS encoding HAD family hydrolase: METIIFDVDGTLISTETMYMKSLDFTLRAHGIEKSYDELYSVFGLPSLDSLIKLGIENPTVIQQEWQHHYHDFWQEVHLFDDIQLLLSSLDAAGKQLGIVTSNTPTEYADHADAFDINQYFTDFVFAGQTPKMKPAADPILKALADLQADPATAIYIGDSVHDMAAAHHAGIAFGMAAWGVRDQSVFNDEADYIFAKPADLLTFALKNS, from the coding sequence ATGGAAACCATTATTTTCGATGTTGATGGCACATTAATTTCTACTGAAACAATGTACATGAAGTCATTAGATTTCACCTTACGTGCGCATGGGATTGAAAAAAGTTATGACGAATTATACAGTGTATTCGGACTACCCTCACTGGATTCGTTGATTAAACTCGGTATTGAGAATCCAACCGTCATCCAACAAGAGTGGCAGCACCACTACCACGATTTTTGGCAGGAAGTTCATTTATTCGATGACATCCAATTATTATTGTCATCACTGGATGCTGCCGGCAAACAGTTAGGCATCGTGACCTCCAATACACCAACAGAATATGCCGACCATGCGGATGCCTTTGATATCAACCAATATTTTACTGATTTTGTATTTGCTGGCCAAACCCCAAAGATGAAGCCAGCCGCTGATCCAATTCTCAAGGCCCTTGCCGATTTGCAAGCGGACCCCGCCACAGCGATTTATATCGGCGATTCAGTACACGATATGGCGGCAGCTCATCATGCTGGTATCGCATTTGGCATGGCTGCTTGGGGTGTTCGTGATCAGTCTGTTTTTAATGATGAAGCAGATTATATTTTCGCTAAACCAGCCGATTTGTTGACGTTTGCATTAAAAAATAGTTAA
- the racE gene encoding glutamate racemase produces MDNRAIGYIDSGVGGLTVVKQALTQIPNEQVYYIGDTLRMPYGPRPQEEVLDFTWQMVNYLLKKDIKMLVVACNTATAAALPDLQAKLAIPVVGVIQPGVDAALATTTAADIGVIATAGTVSSLAYYNALLQGNNTAKVTQLAVPEFVDVVENHDYTSAAAQQLVFDKLGYFKEYQVDTLILGCTHFPLLEPFIQAAMGPGVKLVNSGAETINLVEQTLEQYDLRHDAGVPVDHHDDEYFTTGHVARFAELGEKWLALEQMSVKHLELVADTLIINKNTELD; encoded by the coding sequence ATGGATAATCGTGCGATTGGGTACATTGACTCCGGTGTGGGTGGCTTAACAGTCGTCAAACAAGCCTTGACTCAGATTCCAAATGAGCAAGTTTATTATATTGGCGATACATTACGCATGCCATATGGACCCCGGCCCCAGGAAGAGGTTCTTGATTTCACTTGGCAAATGGTCAATTACTTGCTAAAAAAAGACATAAAAATGCTCGTCGTTGCGTGTAACACAGCTACGGCAGCAGCGTTACCTGATTTGCAAGCCAAGCTGGCAATTCCAGTGGTTGGTGTGATTCAACCAGGGGTCGATGCCGCATTGGCCACAACGACAGCAGCTGACATTGGGGTCATTGCGACGGCCGGGACGGTGTCATCATTGGCCTATTATAATGCGCTCTTGCAGGGTAACAACACAGCCAAGGTCACGCAGTTGGCAGTCCCTGAATTTGTGGATGTGGTTGAAAACCATGACTACACGTCAGCTGCAGCCCAACAACTGGTTTTTGATAAACTTGGTTATTTTAAAGAGTATCAGGTGGATACGTTGATTTTAGGATGTACCCACTTTCCTTTATTAGAGCCATTTATTCAAGCAGCGATGGGACCAGGCGTGAAATTGGTCAATTCCGGGGCTGAAACGATTAATTTAGTGGAACAAACACTTGAACAATATGATTTGCGTCACGATGCAGGGGTGCCAGTCGACCACCACGATGATGAATACTTCACGACGGGGCATGTGGCTCGTTTTGCTGAATTAGGTGAAAAGTGGTTAGCACTTGAGCAGATGTCAGTTAAGCATCTGGAGCTCGTTGCCGACACCCTAATCATTAACAAAAATACGGAGTTAGATTAA
- a CDS encoding XTP/dITP diphosphatase — protein MTKRLIFATGNAGKVREFESMLAPKGIEVVSLKDLENVPTIIEDGATFLENATIKAETIARFYNEPVVAEDSGLTIDFLHGEPGVHSARYAGDHDDDANNQKVLAKMADVPDDQRQASFHTVIVAIKPNGERLVTTGRVDGKIMHDLKGNNGFGYDPLFYYEPFDKRTAEMTVDEKNAISHRGKALRKFIEQFDAWWED, from the coding sequence ATGACAAAACGATTGATTTTTGCGACTGGCAATGCAGGTAAAGTGCGTGAATTTGAGAGTATGCTGGCGCCAAAGGGCATCGAAGTAGTTTCGCTCAAAGATTTGGAAAATGTACCGACAATCATTGAAGACGGGGCGACTTTTTTAGAGAATGCCACGATTAAGGCTGAGACGATTGCACGTTTTTATAACGAGCCAGTGGTGGCTGAAGATTCTGGCTTGACAATTGATTTTTTGCATGGTGAACCGGGAGTTCATTCGGCGCGTTATGCTGGCGACCATGATGATGATGCCAACAACCAAAAAGTATTGGCTAAGATGGCAGATGTGCCAGATGATCAACGGCAGGCATCATTTCATACGGTGATCGTTGCAATCAAGCCAAATGGTGAACGGTTAGTTACTACTGGCCGGGTTGATGGCAAAATCATGCATGATTTAAAAGGGAATAACGGTTTTGGTTATGATCCACTCTTTTATTATGAGCCATTTGACAAACGGACAGCTGAAATGACGGTTGACGAAAAAAATGCCATTTCTCATCGAGGCAAAGCACTCCGTAAATTCATTGAACAATTTGATGCTTGGTGGGAGGATTAG
- a CDS encoding YfcE family phosphodiesterase, giving the protein MDYLIISDAHGDRSILEKIVNAYRGKVRAMFYNGDSELDASDELFNDLLPVIGNMDYDEMFPADRDFQDSELSLYQTHGHFYHTEMDLNRLREAVASKPATVVTSGHTHVIGAEMIDGRLFINPGSIALPKGPYAYLGGTYAILTVTPAMYQVTYYQRDMTPVAGFSFTFKK; this is encoded by the coding sequence ATGGATTATCTTATTATTTCAGATGCACATGGTGACCGGTCTATCCTTGAGAAAATCGTCAATGCTTATCGTGGCAAAGTCCGGGCAATGTTTTATAATGGTGACTCAGAGCTTGATGCTAGTGACGAATTATTTAATGACTTGCTGCCGGTTATCGGCAATATGGATTACGACGAGATGTTTCCAGCTGATCGCGATTTCCAAGATAGTGAGTTGTCGTTGTATCAAACCCATGGTCATTTTTATCATACCGAAATGGATCTGAATCGATTGCGTGAGGCTGTGGCTAGTAAGCCTGCTACGGTGGTGACTTCCGGTCATACGCATGTGATTGGTGCAGAAATGATTGATGGTCGTTTATTCATCAATCCAGGGTCAATTGCATTACCCAAGGGTCCATACGCCTATCTTGGGGGCACATATGCGATTTTGACGGTGACACCAGCTATGTATCAGGTGACCTACTACCAACGTGATATGACGCCAGTGGCAGGTTTTAGCTTTACTTTTAAAAAATAA
- a CDS encoding bifunctional folylpolyglutamate synthase/dihydrofolate synthase yields the protein MATSESYKSIIKKLDQLPLINQPADRVGMMQEILQWMGHPEARLRIIHIVGTNGKGSTGTMLANVLIENDYKVGHFSTPAVIDQREVITINNQNISETEFLETFLEILTEVKRHGGAFDTLTKFEWLTLMALVYFDQKDLDFVILEANFGGAQDATNAITNPFMVIFTKISTDHLGRLGKNLHEIAEIKAATIKKDALVISYPGQDLEVEKVLREKTVAVGAIWNDQPKPQITVLNSSPKGIHLNVNQMHELYLSLTGNYQANNLSTVIAALNMLETHGFAIEKDKAAQGLAYVKIKGRMEYDADRNILFDGAHNPEGIRGLVASLRSWHLPFKPTVILGLMDNNHVHEILEELLPQVATLIAVTPDNERGLSADALAAQAVLMSNVDVEIADDPSAAIQLARRMRESSRSLIVVTGSFYTLRAILSEDNF from the coding sequence ATGGCTACTAGTGAATCTTATAAATCAATCATCAAAAAGCTCGATCAATTACCTTTAATTAATCAACCGGCGGATCGTGTGGGGATGATGCAAGAAATTTTGCAATGGATGGGGCACCCTGAAGCTCGACTACGCATTATTCACATTGTTGGTACCAATGGTAAGGGTTCAACTGGTACGATGTTGGCCAACGTCTTGATTGAAAATGACTATAAAGTCGGTCATTTTTCAACACCGGCGGTCATTGATCAACGGGAAGTCATCACAATTAATAATCAAAATATTTCTGAAACTGAGTTTTTAGAAACCTTTCTGGAAATTTTGACTGAGGTTAAAAGACATGGGGGTGCCTTTGACACCTTGACGAAATTTGAGTGGCTAACGTTAATGGCACTGGTCTATTTTGACCAAAAAGATTTGGATTTTGTGATTTTAGAGGCCAATTTCGGTGGGGCCCAGGATGCGACTAATGCGATTACGAATCCATTCATGGTCATCTTTACTAAAATTTCAACCGATCATTTAGGCCGTCTGGGCAAGAATTTACATGAAATTGCGGAGATTAAAGCAGCCACCATTAAAAAAGATGCGTTGGTGATCTCCTATCCTGGCCAAGACCTTGAAGTTGAAAAGGTCTTACGTGAAAAAACCGTCGCCGTTGGGGCCATTTGGAATGACCAACCTAAACCACAGATTACGGTCTTGAACAGTTCACCAAAAGGTATTCATCTCAATGTTAATCAAATGCATGAATTGTACCTTTCATTAACTGGTAATTATCAAGCTAATAACTTGAGTACCGTGATTGCCGCGTTGAACATGTTGGAAACACACGGGTTTGCTATTGAAAAGGATAAGGCCGCCCAGGGCTTGGCCTACGTGAAGATCAAAGGACGTATGGAGTATGATGCTGATCGTAACATCTTGTTTGATGGCGCACATAATCCAGAAGGTATTCGTGGCTTGGTCGCCTCATTGCGGAGCTGGCATTTACCATTCAAACCAACGGTGATTCTTGGTTTGATGGATAACAACCACGTGCATGAAATTTTGGAAGAGTTGCTTCCACAAGTGGCGACATTAATTGCAGTCACGCCAGATAATGAGCGTGGCCTATCTGCCGATGCATTGGCAGCTCAGGCTGTGCTCATGAGTAACGTTGATGTTGAGATTGCAGATGATCCGTCAGCGGCTATTCAATTAGCCCGACGGATGCGTGAGTCATCACGATCTTTGATTGTGGTGACAGGGTCATTCTATACGTTACGTGCAATTTTAAGTGAGGATAATTTTTAA
- a CDS encoding non-canonical purine NTP pyrophosphatase, which yields MLQRLVIASNNTAKSKEIIDILTVLGVVAVNYRELIAQVSFPAETTDNMRENALVKATFLHKKLPNEYILADDSALFIPAIPDHFGVTTMREFIAQGLHEDAEINDYVLGLIPAEADRTAWISSYLELITPQGTRFMTEGRTGTRVAKAPRGSALGLDNIMETEIGLTTAEIAMPARINYLARGRAIMKMLVTLRTANEWQGQLPIEK from the coding sequence ATGTTACAGCGTCTAGTGATTGCCTCAAATAATACGGCAAAAAGCAAAGAAATTATCGATATTTTGACGGTGCTTGGCGTCGTCGCGGTCAATTATCGGGAATTGATTGCTCAGGTCAGCTTTCCAGCTGAGACTACGGACAATATGCGCGAAAATGCGCTGGTGAAAGCCACATTTTTGCACAAAAAATTACCAAACGAATATATCTTAGCAGATGATTCGGCGTTGTTTATTCCAGCCATTCCGGATCATTTTGGCGTGACCACAATGCGTGAATTTATCGCGCAAGGATTACACGAGGATGCTGAGATTAATGACTATGTCCTGGGATTAATACCAGCTGAGGCTGACCGGACGGCCTGGATTAGTTCGTATTTGGAATTGATTACGCCACAGGGCACACGATTCATGACTGAAGGGCGAACCGGAACCCGGGTGGCTAAAGCGCCACGGGGATCGGCCTTAGGATTAGACAACATTATGGAAACTGAAATTGGTCTGACAACGGCCGAAATTGCCATGCCAGCACGCATTAACTACTTGGCTCGTGGGCGCGCAATCATGAAAATGTTAGTCACTTTACGAACTGCCAACGAATGGCAAGGTCAGTTACCAATTGAAAAATAA